Proteins from one Pontibacter korlensis genomic window:
- a CDS encoding HEPN domain-containing protein encodes MKSGIGMNSGIENRCTHTDTSADVRQLVNFLAEAVRPEKIFLLNSPVPDMAGDAAYVELLVVMPYRSHILFREHQELVEFANLRGRHVSCSLHRSDAVREALEQGHIFYSLSCTPCNLVYDDGSEPLPSTPLELYPIIRETALKTFRVRYGRGQAFYDCARSCDNAAIIPFLLHQAAELTYRAILISLMEKDTRTHSIKALIRYSRRVAPQLSSVFPRDTPEEKQLVHLLDEAYLKSRYEPEYRFYTVTIDELFKRVKQLQEMVKQIFEEKVRLFE; translated from the coding sequence ATGAAATCAGGAATAGGAATGAATTCAGGTATAGAAAACCGCTGTACCCATACGGACACGTCAGCGGATGTACGCCAGCTTGTGAACTTCCTTGCCGAAGCGGTCCGGCCCGAGAAGATTTTCCTGCTAAACAGCCCCGTGCCGGACATGGCGGGTGATGCGGCCTACGTGGAATTACTGGTGGTGATGCCCTACAGGAGCCATATCCTTTTCAGGGAGCATCAGGAACTGGTGGAGTTTGCCAACCTGCGCGGCAGGCACGTGAGTTGCTCACTGCACCGCTCGGACGCTGTGCGGGAAGCATTGGAGCAGGGGCATATCTTCTATTCGCTTTCCTGCACTCCATGTAACCTGGTCTATGACGACGGTAGCGAGCCACTTCCCTCCACGCCTTTGGAGCTGTACCCGATAATAAGGGAGACTGCCTTGAAAACCTTCAGGGTGAGATACGGCAGAGGGCAAGCTTTTTATGACTGTGCCCGCAGCTGTGACAATGCTGCAATAATACCGTTCCTGCTGCATCAGGCAGCAGAACTCACCTACAGGGCAATCCTGATTTCGCTGATGGAAAAGGATACGCGCACCCATTCGATCAAGGCTCTTATCCGGTACAGTCGCCGTGTTGCCCCGCAGTTAAGCTCCGTCTTTCCGCGCGACACACCTGAAGAAAAGCAACTGGTGCACCTATTGGATGAGGCCTACCTGAAATCCCGCTACGAACCGGAATACAGGTTTTACACAGTCACGATAGACGAGCTCTTTAAGCGTGTGAAGCAGCTGCAGGAAATGGTAAAGCAGATTTTTGAGGAGAAGGTAAGGCTATTCGAATAG
- a CDS encoding helix-turn-helix domain-containing protein: MKPAHIGRKISRIRELRGIKQETLAQELGVSQQTVSRIETSESVEEDILAKVAKILGVTTDTIKNFSDEAVFNYFNNFSDNSINQGPIGAHNTCNFNPLDKLMEVLEENKKLYERLLESERAQNELLKKMIKE, encoded by the coding sequence ATGAAACCAGCACATATTGGAAGAAAGATCAGCCGCATACGCGAACTGCGCGGCATAAAGCAGGAAACCCTGGCGCAGGAGTTGGGTGTGAGCCAGCAAACTGTTTCAAGAATAGAAACAAGCGAAAGTGTGGAAGAGGACATTCTGGCTAAAGTTGCCAAGATCTTAGGCGTGACCACAGACACGATCAAGAACTTCAGCGACGAGGCTGTGTTCAATTACTTCAACAATTTCAGCGACAACAGCATCAACCAAGGACCGATCGGTGCGCACAACACCTGCAATTTTAATCCCCTGGATAAGCTGATGGAAGTCTTGGAAGAAAATAAGAAACTGTATGAGCGCCTGCTCGAAAGCGAACGTGCGCAAAACGAGCTCCTGAAAAAGATGATTAAGGAGTAA
- a CDS encoding helix-turn-helix domain-containing protein produces the protein MKPSHIGRKISRIRELRGIKQEALAFELGVSQQSVSRMEQSENVEEETLQKVAKILGVSTEAIKNYNDEAVLNIISNTFNNHDNSATLQGHIIHYSPSFNPIDKLMEVIEENKKLYERLLESERAQNELLKKMIKD, from the coding sequence ATGAAACCTTCGCACATCGGCCGCAAGATCAGCCGTATTCGTGAACTCCGCGGCATTAAGCAAGAAGCATTAGCCTTTGAACTAGGTGTGAGCCAGCAAAGTGTCTCACGGATGGAGCAAAGCGAGAATGTGGAAGAGGAAACGCTGCAGAAGGTGGCAAAAATTCTGGGTGTATCCACCGAAGCTATTAAGAATTATAATGATGAGGCTGTACTCAACATTATTTCCAATACCTTCAACAACCATGACAACTCAGCTACCCTACAGGGGCATATCATTCACTATAGCCCATCATTCAATCCCATAGATAAGCTAATGGAAGTTATCGAGGAGAATAAGAAACTGTATGAGCGCCTGCTAGAAAGCGAACGAGCGCAAAACGAGCTCCTGAAAAAGATGATCAAGGACTAA
- a CDS encoding IS3 family transposase (programmed frameshift): MEKAAEKKSKRTQRDYTLGFKLAVVAEVEQGDLTYKQAQKKYGIQGRSTVLVWLRKHGRLTWDFNPSAMPQTPNQRIKELEAQLAAAEKRAKEAELKAKLLDTIIDVAEGQMGIQIRKKPLAKPVEHLRQEGQISLSLACRLLGHSRQAYYQRQARVLEQKQIADQLVELAGQIRLQMPRLGTRKLYHLLKEQLEVGRDKLFAILRERGLLVRPRKSYHKTTDSKHWMKKHRNLVEGLKIERPEQVWVSDITYIPTREGHSYLSLVTDAYSKKIMGYHLSEDLRAEGPLQALRMAIEQKKYGYGLIHHSDRGLQYCSADYQQLLEKAQIKPSMTEQYDPYQNAVAERVNGILKDEFALARGFAHHLEAVAVIAESVDIYNRQRPHLSCHLLTPEQMHRQDKLEVKQWKKKTSNTNAWEVSN; encoded by the exons ATGGAAAAAGCAGCAGAGAAAAAAAGCAAGCGCACCCAGCGTGACTATACCTTGGGCTTTAAATTGGCCGTAGTGGCTGAGGTCGAGCAGGGCGATCTGACCTACAAACAAGCCCAGAAAAAGTACGGTATCCAGGGCAGAAGCACCGTTTTGGTTTGGCTTCGTAAGCACGGCAGATTAACTTGGGACTTCAATCCAAGCGCTATGCCCCAGACACCCAACCAACGCATCAAAGAACTAGAGGCCCAACTGGCCGCAGCTGAGAAAAGAGCCAAGGAAGCCGAGCTCAAGGCCAAATTGCTGGACACCATCATTGACGTGGCCGAGGGGCAGATGGGGATCCAGATCCGAAAAAAGCCACTGGCCAAGC CCGTCGAACACCTCCGCCAGGAAGGGCAAATAAGCCTTTCCCTGGCCTGTAGACTGCTTGGCCACAGCAGACAAGCCTACTATCAGCGGCAGGCAAGAGTTCTGGAACAAAAGCAGATCGCCGATCAGCTCGTGGAGCTGGCGGGCCAGATCCGCCTGCAGATGCCGCGCCTGGGCACCCGTAAGCTCTATCACCTGCTGAAAGAGCAGCTCGAGGTGGGACGAGACAAGCTCTTTGCAATTCTAAGAGAAAGGGGCCTGCTGGTGAGGCCCCGCAAGAGCTACCATAAAACGACTGATTCAAAGCACTGGATGAAAAAGCACAGGAACCTGGTGGAGGGGCTCAAAATAGAGCGCCCCGAGCAGGTGTGGGTCTCTGACATCACCTACATCCCCACCAGAGAAGGCCACAGCTACCTTTCGCTGGTCACTGATGCCTACTCCAAGAAGATCATGGGCTACCACCTCTCGGAGGACCTGCGGGCAGAGGGGCCTCTGCAGGCCCTGAGGATGGCCATCGAGCAGAAGAAGTACGGCTACGGGCTAATTCACCACTCCGACCGGGGGCTGCAGTACTGCTCTGCAGACTACCAGCAGCTGCTGGAGAAGGCGCAGATAAAACCGAGCATGACCGAGCAATACGACCCTTACCAGAATGCGGTGGCCGAGCGCGTGAACGGCATTTTGAAGGACGAGTTCGCCCTGGCGCGGGGCTTTGCCCACCACCTGGAGGCCGTGGCAGTGATCGCTGAGTCTGTGGACATCTATAACAGGCAGAGGCCCCACCTCTCGTGCCACCTGCTCACACCCGAGCAGATGCACCGGCAGGATAAATTAGAGGTAAAGCAGTGGAAAAAGAAAACCTCCAACACAAACGCATGGGAGGTCTCAAATTAA
- a CDS encoding SMI1/KNR4 family protein codes for MDKSKIDELVYKFESLGKEVTPNRAILLGRAPHLGPKAWLNIIYPSLSKEEISDLENELKTSIPKEYREFLMNYANGLNVLSSTFSLYGLRRQINRNVDGNIRQPYSLLTPNLHERPEGASESYFFIGGYNWDGSHLYIDKKTNIVHCCERWNAESKIQWTSFEEMVISEISRLYLLFDEKGREFDEDNATIPY; via the coding sequence ATGGATAAAAGCAAAATTGATGAACTCGTGTATAAATTTGAAAGCCTTGGGAAAGAGGTAACACCAAATAGGGCTATACTATTAGGAAGAGCTCCACATCTTGGTCCGAAAGCTTGGCTAAATATTATATACCCTTCATTAAGCAAAGAAGAAATAAGTGATTTAGAGAACGAGCTAAAGACTAGTATTCCAAAAGAATACAGAGAGTTTTTAATGAATTATGCAAATGGCTTAAATGTGTTATCCTCAACATTTAGTCTGTATGGTTTAAGAAGACAAATTAACCGCAATGTTGATGGAAATATCAGACAACCTTATTCTCTATTGACACCCAACCTTCATGAAAGACCAGAGGGTGCAAGTGAAAGTTACTTCTTCATTGGCGGGTATAATTGGGATGGTTCCCACCTATATATAGATAAGAAAACCAATATCGTTCATTGTTGTGAAAGATGGAATGCTGAGTCGAAAATACAATGGACATCTTTTGAAGAAATGGTAATATCAGAAATTAGCCGATTGTATCTACTGTTTGATGAAAAAGGAAGAGAATTTGATGAAGATAATGCTACAATTCCATATTAG